The following proteins come from a genomic window of Pyxidicoccus sp. MSG2:
- a CDS encoding ABC transporter ATP-binding protein has translation MSAPLLEATALSRTVPVGGFLSRARRTLLDQVSLTLERGEIVALVGESGSGKSTLARLLARLDTPDGGSLRLGGTDVLAGEKRASLAYRGRVQMVFQDPFASLNPVHTVAYHLERPLLRHGRATGAELTSRVHALLESVGLTPAESFARRFPHELSGGQRQRVAVARALAVEPDVIIADEPTSMLDVSTRRGVLQLLRGLTRERGIGILFITHDLASARHLADRILVLYAGRVVEAGRTTEVLAAPRHPYTQLLLSAVPDGADFLHTPLPVKAGAGPAPPHGCAFAPRCPHADARCHDTLPAEHLPAADHLVRCHLESSKGVPDDAAVPS, from the coding sequence ATGAGCGCTCCCCTGCTGGAGGCCACCGCGCTGTCGCGCACCGTCCCCGTGGGCGGCTTCCTCTCGCGCGCCCGGCGCACGCTGCTCGACCAGGTGTCCCTCACCCTGGAGCGCGGCGAAATCGTCGCGCTCGTGGGCGAGTCCGGCAGCGGCAAGAGCACCCTGGCCCGCCTGCTGGCGCGGCTGGACACGCCGGATGGCGGCAGCCTGCGGCTGGGCGGCACGGACGTGCTCGCCGGCGAGAAGCGCGCGTCACTGGCCTACCGGGGCCGCGTGCAGATGGTGTTCCAGGACCCGTTCGCCTCGCTCAACCCCGTCCACACCGTGGCCTATCACCTGGAGCGCCCCCTGCTGCGCCACGGGCGGGCCACCGGGGCGGAATTGACGTCGCGCGTCCACGCGCTGCTGGAGTCGGTGGGCCTGACGCCCGCGGAGTCCTTCGCCCGCCGCTTCCCGCACGAGCTGTCCGGCGGCCAGCGCCAGCGCGTGGCCGTGGCGCGCGCCCTGGCGGTGGAGCCGGACGTCATCATCGCGGACGAGCCCACCTCCATGCTGGACGTGTCCACGCGCCGGGGCGTGCTCCAGCTCCTGCGCGGCCTGACGCGCGAGCGTGGCATCGGCATCCTCTTCATCACCCATGACCTGGCGAGCGCGCGCCACCTCGCGGACCGCATCCTCGTGCTGTACGCGGGCCGCGTCGTCGAGGCCGGACGCACCACGGAAGTCCTCGCCGCCCCCCGGCACCCGTATACGCAGCTGCTCCTGTCCGCCGTGCCGGATGGCGCGGACTTCCTGCACACGCCACTGCCGGTGAAGGCCGGCGCGGGCCCGGCGCCTCCGCACGGCTGCGCCTTCGCGCCCCGCTGTCCCCACGCGGACGCGCGCTGTCACGACACCCTCCCTGCTGAACACCTCCCCGCGGCGGACCACCTCGTCCGCTGCCACCTCGAATCCTCGAAAGGAGTCCCTGACGATGCGGCAGTTCCCTCATGA
- a CDS encoding dipeptide/oligopeptide/nickel ABC transporter permease/ATP-binding protein, whose protein sequence is MRDSIRSLLRHRKAAVGGSILLFFLVIALIGPWLVMDPTDLVGRPHQPPSRAHLFGTTGQGQDVLAQTVVGARETLAVGFAVGALVTLVGALVGVTAGYLGRRVDDALSLTTNVFLVIPGLPLAIVLGAYLPSGPMRMVAVLTVAGWAWNARVFRAESLALRNRDFVAAAVVVGESRSRIVARELLPNMASLVGSSFIGNTLYAVGAQVGLEFLGLGDVGSVTWGTNLYWAGNDAALLTRSWWIFVPTGVCIALVGFSLTLLSSAIDELTNPALRAPPAVAPFTPAVTAAQTEPLPPGVLLSVRELCVDYATERGRSRVVDSVSFDIAPGEVFGLAGESGSGKSTIGYGLLRLLPPAASISQGRILLGDTDVTALGADALRAFRWAQVSMVFQSAMSALNPVLTLGEQFHDTLAAHGPTSRASSYARARELLAMVGLEPKLVDAWPHQLSGGMRQRVGIALALALQPKLVVMDEPTTALDVVVQKELLQRVLELKSRLGFAVLFITHDLPLLLALADRVGILQGGKLVEVDTAQRIRTEARHPYTRLLLSSFPHLTAADTDGPMPDAALAANELAPARTALRGGHR, encoded by the coding sequence ATGCGTGACTCCATCCGAAGCCTGCTCCGCCACCGGAAGGCCGCGGTGGGCGGGAGCATCCTGCTCTTCTTCCTGGTGATCGCCCTCATCGGGCCGTGGCTCGTCATGGACCCGACCGACCTGGTGGGCCGGCCCCACCAGCCGCCCTCGCGTGCGCACCTCTTCGGCACCACGGGCCAGGGGCAGGACGTGCTCGCGCAGACGGTGGTGGGTGCGCGCGAGACGCTCGCGGTGGGCTTCGCGGTGGGCGCGCTCGTCACGCTGGTGGGCGCACTGGTGGGCGTGACGGCGGGTTATCTGGGCCGACGGGTGGACGACGCGTTGTCGCTCACCACCAACGTGTTCCTCGTCATCCCCGGACTGCCGCTGGCCATCGTGCTGGGTGCGTACCTGCCGTCCGGACCGATGCGCATGGTGGCGGTGCTGACGGTGGCGGGCTGGGCGTGGAACGCGCGCGTCTTCCGCGCCGAGTCCCTGGCACTGCGCAACCGCGACTTCGTGGCCGCCGCCGTCGTGGTGGGCGAGAGCCGCTCGCGCATCGTCGCGCGGGAATTGCTGCCCAACATGGCCTCGCTGGTGGGCTCTTCCTTCATTGGAAACACGCTGTACGCCGTGGGCGCGCAGGTGGGCCTGGAGTTCCTCGGCCTGGGGGACGTGGGCTCGGTGACGTGGGGCACCAACCTCTACTGGGCGGGCAACGACGCGGCGCTGCTGACGCGCTCGTGGTGGATTTTCGTCCCCACCGGCGTGTGCATCGCGCTGGTCGGCTTCTCGCTGACGCTGCTCTCCTCCGCCATCGACGAATTGACCAACCCGGCGCTCCGCGCCCCTCCGGCCGTGGCGCCCTTCACGCCCGCGGTGACGGCGGCGCAGACCGAGCCGCTCCCGCCCGGCGTGCTGCTCAGCGTGCGCGAGTTGTGCGTCGACTACGCGACGGAGCGCGGCCGCTCGCGGGTGGTGGACTCCGTGTCCTTCGACATCGCGCCCGGAGAGGTCTTCGGCCTGGCCGGTGAGTCCGGCAGCGGCAAGTCCACCATCGGCTACGGGCTGCTGCGCCTGCTGCCTCCCGCCGCGAGCATCTCCCAGGGGCGCATCCTCCTGGGGGACACGGACGTCACCGCCCTGGGTGCCGACGCGCTGCGCGCCTTCCGCTGGGCCCAGGTGTCCATGGTGTTCCAGAGCGCGATGAGCGCGCTCAACCCCGTGCTCACCCTGGGCGAGCAGTTCCACGACACGCTGGCGGCGCATGGCCCCACCTCGCGCGCGTCCTCGTACGCCCGCGCGCGGGAGTTGCTGGCCATGGTGGGCCTGGAGCCGAAGCTGGTGGATGCGTGGCCGCACCAGTTGTCGGGCGGCATGCGGCAGCGGGTGGGCATTGCCCTGGCGCTGGCGCTGCAACCGAAGCTGGTGGTGATGGACGAGCCCACCACCGCGCTGGACGTGGTGGTGCAGAAGGAATTGCTCCAGCGGGTGCTGGAATTGAAGAGCCGGCTGGGCTTCGCGGTCCTCTTCATCACCCACGATTTGCCGCTGCTGCTCGCGCTGGCGGACCGCGTGGGCATCCTCCAGGGCGGCAAGCTGGTGGAGGTGGACACCGCGCAGCGCATCCGCACCGAGGCGCGCCACCCCTACACGCGCCTGCTGCTGTCGTCCTTCCCCCACCTCACCGCCGCCGACACCGACGGGCCGATGCCCGACGCGGCGCTCGCGGCGAATGAGCTCGCGCCCGCGCGCACCGCGCTTCGTGGAGGCCACCGATGA
- a CDS encoding ABC transporter permease — protein sequence MRYVFRRLGFYLLAAWASLTLNFVIPRLAPGDPATAMFARFEGRIQPEAMDALRAAFGFTDAPMHVQYFTYLRHLLTGDLGLSYAYYPSHVSEVIGTGLVWTLGLAGCAVIFSFVLGSFLGVLAAWNRGGWLDSVVAPALAFLGAFPYFWLAMLALYLFGFGLGWFPLRHAYSHDMEPGLSFAFAADVARHAVLPAASIVVATLGGWMLSMRNTMVATLGTDTLRLAHAKGLPPRQVMLRYAARNALLPNVTGFGMALGFVLSGSLLTEIVFSYPGTGYLLILAVRNQDYPLMQGLFLVITLAVLAANFAVDLLCLWLDPRTRAHA from the coding sequence ATGCGCTACGTCTTCCGGCGGCTCGGCTTCTACCTGCTCGCGGCGTGGGCCTCGCTCACGCTCAACTTCGTCATCCCCCGGCTCGCGCCCGGGGACCCGGCGACGGCCATGTTCGCGCGCTTCGAGGGCCGCATCCAGCCCGAGGCCATGGACGCGCTGCGCGCCGCCTTCGGCTTCACCGACGCGCCGATGCACGTGCAGTACTTCACCTACCTGCGGCACCTGCTCACCGGTGACCTGGGCCTGTCCTACGCCTACTACCCGTCGCACGTGTCCGAGGTCATCGGCACCGGGCTGGTGTGGACGCTGGGGCTGGCCGGGTGCGCGGTCATCTTCAGCTTCGTGCTGGGCTCGTTCCTCGGCGTGCTGGCCGCGTGGAACCGGGGCGGGTGGCTGGACTCGGTGGTGGCACCCGCGCTCGCCTTCCTGGGTGCGTTCCCCTACTTCTGGCTGGCCATGCTGGCGCTGTACCTCTTCGGCTTCGGGCTGGGGTGGTTCCCGCTGCGCCACGCGTACTCGCACGACATGGAGCCGGGGCTTTCGTTCGCCTTCGCGGCGGACGTGGCGCGGCACGCGGTGCTGCCGGCGGCCTCCATCGTGGTGGCCACGCTGGGCGGGTGGATGCTGAGCATGCGCAACACCATGGTGGCCACGCTGGGCACGGACACCCTGCGGCTGGCGCACGCGAAGGGGCTGCCGCCCAGGCAGGTGATGCTGCGCTACGCCGCGCGCAACGCGCTGCTGCCCAACGTCACCGGCTTCGGCATGGCGCTGGGCTTCGTGCTGAGCGGCTCGCTGCTGACGGAAATCGTCTTCTCGTATCCGGGCACCGGGTACCTGCTCATCCTCGCGGTGCGCAACCAGGACTACCCGCTGATGCAGGGGCTCTTCCTGGTCATCACCCTGGCGGTGCTGGCCGCCAACTTCGCCGTGGACCTGCTCTGCCTCTGGTTGGACCCGAGGACCCGCGCCCATGCGTGA
- a CDS encoding ABC transporter substrate-binding protein encodes MRRALWVLTALLVACSSEPRPRAPGVLFVSVEMQSAWVRNFNPLFTGANARWPTRAGVYECMEVFTPSTGQWHPWLATAHAWSEDRKTLRFTLREGVQWSDGRPFSAEDVAYTFQLLKQHPALDTGGAWRFLSEVSAEGPQTVAFHFSRVYIPGFTELAHQPLVPRHIWEHVADPVTFTNPDPVATGPFTQVRVFRNQVYELGRNPHYWQPGRPAVDALRFLAFPTNDQANLALVEGEVDWAGNFVPAVDRTFVSKDPEHHGRWFPLFGSTVFLYPNTTRPPLDDVRVRKALSMALDRERLVDIAMYGYTRPADATALNDSYTGWRDAEAAKGAWVHHDEAAANALLDEAGLKKGPDGVRRMADGQPLELEIEVVGGWSDWVRAGQVLARDLRKLGLQAHLKTYEFGAWYARLQKGEFQLAISWSLDGPTPYIFYKWLLSPRTVRPVGEVAAANWHRFGDAEADALLTRFETETSVDEQKALMAAVQRRFSETAPAIPLFPNPSWGESNSRRFTGWPSQARPYARLSPHAEPDSLLVLTSLAPREP; translated from the coding sequence ATGAGGCGTGCGCTCTGGGTGCTCACCGCCCTCCTGGTGGCCTGCTCGTCGGAGCCGCGCCCGCGCGCTCCGGGCGTGCTGTTCGTCTCCGTGGAGATGCAGAGCGCCTGGGTGCGCAACTTCAACCCGCTGTTCACCGGAGCCAATGCGCGCTGGCCCACGCGGGCCGGTGTCTATGAATGCATGGAGGTGTTCACCCCCTCCACCGGGCAGTGGCACCCGTGGCTCGCTACCGCGCATGCCTGGTCCGAGGACCGCAAGACGCTGCGCTTCACGCTGCGCGAGGGCGTCCAGTGGTCCGACGGCCGCCCCTTCTCCGCGGAGGACGTGGCCTACACCTTCCAGCTCCTCAAGCAGCACCCCGCCCTGGACACGGGCGGCGCGTGGCGCTTCCTCTCCGAGGTGAGCGCGGAGGGGCCGCAGACGGTGGCCTTCCACTTCTCGCGCGTCTACATCCCCGGCTTCACGGAGCTGGCGCACCAGCCGCTGGTGCCGCGCCACATCTGGGAGCACGTGGCGGACCCGGTGACCTTCACCAACCCGGACCCGGTGGCCACGGGGCCCTTCACCCAGGTGCGCGTCTTCCGCAACCAGGTGTACGAGCTGGGCCGCAACCCGCACTACTGGCAGCCCGGCCGGCCCGCGGTGGACGCGCTGCGCTTCCTCGCCTTCCCCACCAATGACCAGGCCAACCTGGCGCTGGTGGAGGGCGAGGTGGACTGGGCCGGCAACTTCGTGCCCGCCGTGGACCGCACCTTCGTGTCGAAGGACCCGGAGCACCACGGGCGCTGGTTCCCCCTCTTCGGCAGCACCGTCTTCCTCTACCCCAACACCACGCGCCCCCCGCTGGACGACGTGCGCGTGCGCAAGGCGCTGAGCATGGCGCTGGACCGCGAGCGGCTGGTGGACATCGCCATGTATGGGTACACGCGCCCGGCGGACGCCACGGCCCTCAATGACTCGTACACGGGCTGGCGCGACGCGGAGGCCGCGAAGGGCGCGTGGGTGCACCACGACGAGGCGGCGGCCAACGCGCTGCTGGACGAGGCGGGCCTGAAGAAGGGGCCGGACGGCGTGCGTCGGATGGCGGACGGGCAGCCGCTGGAGCTCGAAATCGAGGTGGTGGGCGGCTGGTCCGACTGGGTGCGCGCCGGGCAGGTGCTGGCCCGTGACCTCCGCAAGCTCGGCCTGCAGGCACACCTCAAGACGTACGAGTTCGGCGCCTGGTACGCGCGCCTGCAGAAGGGCGAGTTCCAGCTCGCCATCTCCTGGTCGCTGGACGGGCCCACGCCGTACATCTTCTACAAGTGGCTCCTGTCGCCGCGCACGGTGCGCCCGGTGGGTGAAGTGGCCGCGGCCAACTGGCACCGCTTCGGAGACGCGGAGGCGGACGCGCTGCTCACGCGCTTCGAGACGGAGACGTCCGTGGACGAGCAGAAGGCGCTGATGGCCGCGGTGCAGCGGCGCTTCTCCGAGACGGCGCCCGCCATTCCCCTCTTCCCCAACCCGTCCTGGGGCGAGTCCAACTCGCGCCGCTTCACCGGGTGGCCCAGTCAGGCGCGCCCCTACGCGCGCCTGTCCCCCCACGCCGAGCCCGACAGTCTGCTGGTGCTGACGTCGCTCGCCCCGAGGGAGCCCTGA
- a CDS encoding glycoside hydrolase family 16 protein, which yields MTSLRLLPWLAVLGLGVLACDPASPRNDKPEAPPPDTTQQPGTEWKLVWQDEFDGQAGTPPSSERWVHDVGGGGWGNEQLEFDTARPENASLDGTGNLVITARKERYEGKDYTSARINSSGRFSRAYGRFEARIQLPVGRGIWPAFWLLGADVGQVGWPDCGELDIMEYRGQLPAIIRGSIHGPGYSGGNNLGAEYVSSGGKLNEAFHVYAVEWDPDRIRWQLDGVTFFEATPAKLPAGKKWVFDHPHFIILNVAVGGNFVGPPDRTTVFPQQMKVDYVRVYERGT from the coding sequence ATGACCTCTCTCCGTCTCCTCCCCTGGCTCGCGGTACTGGGCCTGGGAGTCCTCGCGTGTGACCCGGCGAGCCCTCGCAACGACAAGCCCGAGGCGCCGCCGCCCGACACCACCCAGCAGCCCGGCACGGAATGGAAGCTGGTGTGGCAGGACGAGTTCGATGGACAGGCGGGAACCCCGCCCTCCTCCGAGCGCTGGGTGCACGACGTGGGAGGAGGCGGCTGGGGCAATGAGCAGCTCGAGTTCGACACGGCGCGACCGGAGAATGCCTCGCTCGACGGCACCGGCAACCTGGTCATCACCGCGCGCAAGGAGCGGTACGAGGGCAAGGACTACACGTCCGCGCGCATCAACTCGAGCGGGCGCTTCTCACGGGCCTATGGCCGCTTCGAGGCGCGCATCCAGCTGCCGGTGGGGCGCGGCATCTGGCCGGCCTTCTGGCTGCTGGGCGCCGACGTCGGCCAGGTGGGCTGGCCGGACTGCGGTGAGCTCGACATCATGGAGTACCGGGGCCAGCTGCCGGCCATCATCCGCGGCTCGATCCACGGCCCGGGCTACTCCGGTGGAAACAACCTGGGCGCCGAGTATGTCTCCAGCGGCGGGAAGCTCAACGAGGCCTTCCACGTCTACGCCGTCGAGTGGGACCCGGACCGCATCCGCTGGCAGCTCGACGGGGTGACGTTCTTCGAGGCGACGCCCGCGAAGCTGCCCGCCGGGAAGAAGTGGGTCTTCGACCATCCGCACTTCATCATCCTCAACGTCGCGGTGGGCGGGAACTTCGTGGGGCCGCCGGACCGCACCACCGTGTTCCCCCAGCAGATGAAGGTGGACTACGTCCGCGTCTACGAGAGGGGCACATGA
- a CDS encoding ROK family transcriptional regulator, translating to MRMGTVETTVDAAGMRAQNSSLLLNMIWRERQISRAEIARRTELSPSTVSAIVADLEHSGLVRSIGAGVSRGGRRPTLIGFCDDAYSILGVEMGATHVTVILTDLRGRVRVQRHAAQAVRDDPKGTLQKVKELVHECLEAERVPRRSVVGMGVAVPSPVHPSAPGRLSPLIVPAWKDYDVQDWLKSAFGMPVFVDNDANLGALSECYWGAGIGGEDLTYIKLATGIGSGFIIHGDVYRGSGGTAGEIGHIAVDSSGPQCVCGLRGCLVTLIGTGALVERARELMGTKSRRSPSVKELVEGARAGEPAARQVIDSLGHYLGIAVAGLLNLLNPAIVVLGGEISSVGDLLLDPLRASVRKRALSTSMAETRIVTSALGDRAIAVGAATLVLQAALRNRSLFPIQHVGKTA from the coding sequence ATGAGGATGGGAACGGTGGAGACGACGGTCGACGCGGCGGGCATGCGCGCGCAGAACAGCAGCCTGCTGCTCAACATGATCTGGCGGGAGCGGCAGATCTCCCGGGCGGAGATTGCCCGGCGGACGGAGCTGAGCCCGTCGACCGTGTCGGCCATCGTCGCGGACCTGGAGCACTCCGGGCTGGTGCGCAGCATTGGCGCCGGCGTGTCCCGCGGCGGCCGCCGCCCCACCCTCATCGGCTTCTGCGACGACGCGTACAGCATCCTCGGCGTGGAGATGGGCGCCACCCACGTGACGGTCATCCTCACGGACCTGCGCGGGCGCGTGCGCGTGCAGCGGCATGCCGCCCAGGCGGTGCGCGACGACCCGAAGGGCACTCTCCAGAAGGTGAAGGAACTGGTGCACGAGTGCCTGGAGGCGGAGCGCGTGCCGCGTCGCTCGGTGGTGGGCATGGGCGTGGCCGTCCCGAGCCCCGTCCACCCGTCCGCCCCGGGCCGGCTGTCGCCGCTCATCGTGCCCGCGTGGAAGGACTACGACGTGCAGGACTGGCTCAAGTCCGCGTTCGGCATGCCGGTGTTCGTGGACAACGACGCGAACCTGGGTGCGCTGTCGGAGTGCTACTGGGGCGCGGGCATCGGCGGCGAGGACCTGACGTACATCAAGCTGGCGACCGGCATCGGCTCGGGCTTCATCATCCACGGGGACGTCTACCGTGGCTCGGGCGGCACCGCCGGTGAGATTGGCCACATCGCCGTGGACTCGTCCGGCCCGCAGTGTGTCTGCGGTCTGCGCGGGTGCCTCGTCACCCTCATCGGCACCGGGGCGCTGGTGGAGCGCGCGCGGGAGCTGATGGGCACCAAGAGCCGCCGCTCGCCCAGCGTGAAGGAATTGGTGGAGGGCGCCCGCGCGGGCGAGCCGGCCGCGCGGCAGGTCATCGACAGCCTGGGGCACTACCTGGGCATCGCGGTGGCGGGTCTGCTCAACCTGCTCAACCCGGCCATCGTCGTGCTGGGCGGAGAAATCTCCTCGGTGGGAGACCTCCTGTTGGACCCTCTTCGCGCGTCGGTGCGCAAGCGGGCGCTGTCCACCTCCATGGCGGAGACGCGCATCGTCACCTCCGCGCTGGGAGACCGCGCCATCGCGGTGGGCGCGGCCACCCTCGTCCTCCAGGCGGCGCTGCGCAACCGCTCTCTCTTTCCAATTCAACACGTAGGAAAAACGGCATGA
- a CDS encoding transposase, whose translation MECGVLAHGFARVRCEGCKDELLVAFSCKGRGLCPSCNARRAHVTAAHLVERVLPHAPYRQWTLSFPFRVRWVLARDARLFSAVLSIFLRALAALQRRRARRLGVRGAQAGAVTFLQRFSSALALNPHLHSVVPDGVWGEEGEGARFVPLPPPTQEAVERLVAVVRHRVLRLLERRGVLPAEGPENAREALQAASLQQLPWAKVEVRAPPRSRPRCAQLEGFSLHANTHLHANDREGLERLCRYGARGALALERLTRLEDGRLCYRMKRPLPDGTRHLVLPVDAFLRRLAALVPPPGSNLVRFHGLFAPGAALRPRVVPRSEAPAPISAEAPAGAAQVRSKQRAARLDQATLLKRSFDFDVFTCPGCGGRRRGVAVLKGPGVKEVLRHLGWPTVPLPLAIARGFAPRGVAALKGRGPRHLGLTGTGWATEAARQARSARAGRRRGAAHPWRATARQRPRGAHSGASGRRGESGRQFRLYVMGG comes from the coding sequence CTGGAATGCGGGGTACTGGCCCATGGCTTCGCCCGGGTGCGCTGCGAGGGGTGCAAGGACGAGTTGCTGGTGGCCTTCAGCTGCAAGGGGCGGGGCCTGTGCCCCTCCTGCAACGCCAGGCGGGCGCACGTGACGGCGGCGCATCTTGTGGAGCGGGTGCTGCCTCATGCGCCCTACCGGCAGTGGACGCTCTCCTTCCCCTTCCGGGTGCGGTGGGTGCTGGCGAGGGACGCCCGCCTCTTCTCCGCGGTGCTGTCCATCTTCCTTCGGGCGCTGGCTGCCCTGCAGCGCAGGCGGGCGAGGAGGCTTGGGGTGAGGGGGGCGCAGGCGGGCGCCGTCACCTTCCTGCAGCGCTTCAGCAGCGCCCTGGCCCTCAACCCGCACCTCCACTCGGTGGTGCCCGACGGCGTCTGGGGGGAGGAGGGGGAGGGGGCGCGCTTCGTGCCGCTGCCTCCCCCCACGCAAGAGGCGGTGGAGCGGCTGGTGGCGGTGGTGCGCCACCGAGTGCTGCGGCTGCTGGAGAGGCGGGGCGTGCTGCCGGCGGAGGGGCCCGAGAACGCCCGCGAGGCCCTGCAGGCCGCCAGCCTGCAGCAGCTGCCGTGGGCCAAGGTGGAGGTGCGAGCGCCGCCGAGGAGTCGCCCTCGCTGCGCGCAACTGGAGGGCTTCTCCCTGCACGCCAACACCCACCTGCATGCCAATGACAGGGAGGGGCTGGAGAGGCTGTGTCGCTACGGGGCGAGAGGGGCCCTGGCGCTGGAGAGGCTGACGAGGCTGGAGGATGGGCGCCTCTGCTACCGCATGAAGCGGCCGCTGCCGGACGGCACCAGGCACCTGGTGCTGCCGGTGGACGCCTTCCTGCGGCGGCTGGCCGCGCTGGTACCTCCGCCCGGCAGCAACCTTGTCCGCTTCCACGGCCTCTTTGCGCCGGGCGCGGCGCTGCGGCCCCGGGTGGTGCCCAGGTCCGAGGCGCCAGCGCCAATTTCAGCTGAGGCCCCTGCTGGCGCTGCGCAGGTGAGGAGCAAGCAGCGCGCTGCGCGGTTGGACCAGGCGACGCTGCTGAAGCGCAGTTTCGACTTCGACGTCTTCACCTGTCCTGGCTGCGGCGGGCGCCGGAGGGGAGTGGCGGTGCTGAAAGGCCCCGGCGTCAAGGAGGTGTTGAGGCACCTGGGGTGGCCCACCGTCCCCTTGCCCCTGGCAATTGCACGAGGCTTTGCCCCAAGGGGAGTGGCTGCACTGAAGGGCAGAGGCCCCCGACACCTCGGTCTCACCGGCACCGGCTGGGCCACAGAGGCCGCCCGACAGGCAAGGAGTGCGCGCGCAGGCAGGCGGCGGGGGGCCGCGCACCCCTGGAGGGCCACGGCCCGCCAGCGTCCGAGGGGGGCGCACAGCGGGGCTTCCGGACGCCGAGGTGAAAGTGGCCGCCAATTCCGCCTATACGTCATGGGAGGTTGA